The Actinomycetes bacterium nucleotide sequence ACGGTGATCGAGCGGGTTGTCTGAGCATCCGCCTCGCGGTGGGGCGAGCGGTGTGGGAGATCCGGTCAGCCGTTGGGTTCGGCGATGACGCTGTCGACGGCGTGGACCATGCCGTTGGAGGCGGCCACGTCCGGCAGCACGATCGTGGCTCCGCCCACGGTGATGTCCGCTCCGCTGGCTTCGACGAGCAACTGCTTGCCGTTGGCCGTCTCGAGCGTGCCGCCGCTCATGGCCTCGAGGTCCTCGGTGGTGACGGTGCCGGCCACCACGTGGTTGAGGATGATGTCGGCCTGTGCGGCGCGGTCGGCGCGGAGTGCCTCGAGGGTGGCGTTAGGGATCGCGCCGAATGCCTCGTTGATCGGGGCGAACACGGTGAACGGGCCACCGTCTCGAACGGTCGGGAACAATCCCGCGGTTATCACGAGTCGCGTGAGGATGGACACGTCGGCCGTGCCGGCAGCGATCTCGGCGATGTTGAGCTCAGCGGTGTCGCCTTCGGGCGGTGAGCCCATGTTGTTGCCCGGCGACATGGCGGTCTCGTCGACCGCGACATTCTCGGGGCCTTCCTCGCCTGCAGCGGCGTCCTCTTCGAGCTCTTCCTGCTCCTCGGAGTCGACCTGGTCCTTGGTCTCGCCGACCGGCTCCTCGCTGGTTGCGTCGGAGTCACTCTCCTCGGAGTCGGTGTCGCTGCAGGCGGCGGCGACCAGTGACATCGCCAAGAGCAGGGCGAGGAGGAGCTGGATTGGCTTGGAACGAGGGGCATGTCGCATCGGTGTTCTCCCTGGAACTCGGGGGTATCCGCAACCGTATGTGATGGCTCCGGCGCCAAGAACCTAGCGCAGTAATTGTGCTGGCAACCGCAGCCGGGTCACGCCGGGGGTCAGCGGAAGTCGAAAGCGACCTTGAGGGTGCCGGTGTCACGTCCGTGGACGATGGCCGTGAAGGCCTCGCGCCACTCGCTCAGGCGCCATGTATGGGTGAGCATGCCGTCCACTTCGATGCGTCTTTCCGCCAGCAGGTCGAAGAAGTGGTCGTATGCGTGCCTGGTGGCGCCCTCGAACGTCTCCCTGCCGAAGGCGTTGGACCCCACGAGGCGCAGTTCCTTGAAGTACCACGGTGTCCACTCGAACCGGCCCGGTGCGCCCACGCCCAGCTGCACGAGCGTGCCCCGTGTGGCGAGGAGTCGCATGGACACTTCCACGCTCAGTGGAGAGCCGACAGTGTCGTAGACGGTGTCGATGGTGCCCGGATAGGCGACGGGAAGCCCTTCCCACGGCACCCTCAGCGTGGCTCCGGACCAGTCGGCCAGCTGTTCCACCACGGCGAGTGCGTCGTCGGGGCCTCCGGTGACGACGTGTGCGCCCCGGCCGGCAGCCAGTTCGGCTTGCACCGGCCAGCGGGCAACCACGGCGACCTCGCACTCGTACAGCTGGGTGAGGATCGCTGTGGCCGTCGTGCCCAGCGCACCCGCCCCGTAGACGACGACCCGCGAACCGCGGCGCGGCGGGTTGCGGGTGATGGCGTGGAAGCTCACCGACCACGGGTCTGCCAGCACCGCGACCTCGTCGGGGATTCCGTCTGGCACCGGGTGCACCATCGAGCGGTGCGCCGGGACGAGATCGGCGAACCCGCCGGTCGCGTCGACGGAGTTTCCCGAGTGGATGCCGGGTTCGAGGTCGCCTTCCCACCAGTTCTCACAGAGCGAGAAGTCGCCGGCGGCACAAGCCACACACAGATGCGCGATCCCGCGAGCCCGACAACCGATGTTGGGGTACAGCACGACCCGCTGGCCGACTTCGAGGCCGTCGACCGCTGAACCGACGCTATCGAGCGTGCCCACCACCTCGTGGCCCAGTACCTGCGGGAAGGAGATGAACGCCGTCATCATGTTGTCCGCTGCGCCATCGAAGTCCATCAACACCTGCTTGATGTCGGACCCGCAGATGCCCGTGAGGCGGTTGCGCACGACGACCCAGTCAGCGCCCAGCACTTCGGGATCGGGCAGGTCGACCAGCGCCATCGGAGTTGTGGCAAGGTTGGCCATCAGCGGCGGCTCGTCGGGCCCGATCGGCGTGGGCCAGGGCTCCGGCCCGGTCGGACCCATGAACTGCAGTGCCTTCATCGCGGGTACCTCATGGGTCGGCCGTGGTCGCCTCGACCATGCTCGCCACGAAGCCGTCGAGGTCGGCGTACTTGATCCGGGCGACGGGCTCGAGGTCCGGCAGCCAGTGCTCGATGCGGTCGCCCTCCATGGCGGCCACGATTCCGTCTGCGACGGTGGATGGTGGTTCCAGCTCCCCGTCGTAGAAGTGGTCGTCCTGGCCGGGCTGGTCCCAGATCTCGGTATCGATCGGTCCCGGGATGATCAGGCGCACATCCACGCCGGTGCCGGCCAGCTCTACGGCAAGGGTCTCGGAGAACCCGCACAGCGCCGCCTTGGAGCCGCAGTAGGCGGCTTCACCCGTGATCGGAATGCGGCCGCCCACGCTGGAGACGTTGACGACGCAGCCGCTCCCGCGGCGCAGCATGTGCGGAAGCGCCAGCAGGGTGAGTCGTACCGGCGCGAAGTAGTTGACGGCCATGGTGAGCTCCACCTCGGCCGGCGTCAGTTCGGCCACGCGCCGGCGCATCGGTCGCCCGGCATTGTTGACCAGCACATCGATGCCATCGAGATGATCCTCTGCGGCGTTGACGACCGACTCGAGCGACCCGAGGTCCGCGAGGTCTGCGCCGAGGATCCTCACCTCAGGGGCGCCCAGCGCGATGCAACGGTCGGCAACTTCCGCGAGTCGGTCCTCCCGGCGCGCCAGCAGGCCGAGGCGCACTTGCCTTGCTGCAAGTGCTTGGGCGGTAGCGGCTCCGATGCCGGAGCTGGCGCCGGTGACCAAGGCGGTGCGTCCGGCGAGTTCGATAGCCATGTCGCCTCCCCGGGCGTAGTTACTTGCGGGGCATCTTGATCGCCTTGTCGGCGATGATGTTCTTCTGCACTTCGGTGGTGCCTGCTCCGATCGACGTGTAGCGCTGGAATACGTACAGCCGGTTCCAGGCTCCTCCGTCGATTGCGTCGTCGGCACCCTTCGCATAGAGGGCCTCGGGCCCGAGAAGGTCCATCGCGAGCTCGGCAAGCGTCTGGGCGAGGTAGCTCCACTGCAGCTTCGCGAGTGGAACCTCGGGCCAGTTCTTCTCGTTGCGCAGGATCTTCGACAGCGCCCGGTAGTTGAGCAGCTTGGTGTACTCGATCCGCGTGTGGGCATCGGCGATCCGCTCTCGCATCGCGGGGTCGCGCAGCGCATCGGGGTTGACCGAGGCGGCGAGGTTGACCATGGCGTCGAGATCGGAGCGCATCCCGATGGCGAGTCCTGCGGTGCCGACCCGCTCGGAGCCGAGCGTGCCCATGGCGACCAGCCAGCCCTCGCCCTCGCCGCCGAGGCGGTAGTCGACCGGCACCTTCGCGTCGTCGAACACAACGGAGCAGAACATCTCCTCGCCCGCGATGTCGCGGATCGGCGTGATGGTGATGCCCGGTGCCTCGAGGTCGATGATCAGTGCGGTGATGCCGTCGTGCTTGCGCCCTTCGGCGATTGCGTCAGGGTCTGTGCGTACGAGGAACAGACCCCACCTTGCGATGTGCGCCGAGGAGGTCCAGGTCTTCTCGCCGTTGAGCACGTAGTGGTCGCCGTCGAGCACGGCGGTCGTGCGCAGGTTCGCGAGGTCGGATCCGGCTTCGGGCTCGGAGAACCCCTGGCACCAGTGCTCGTCGGCGTTGAGGATGTTGGGGATCCAGCGCTGCTTCTGTTCCTCGGTGCCCCAGCGGATGACCATCGGGCCGATCTGCCAAAGCCCGTTGGTGTTGTAGATGCCGGGGGTGCGGTAGCGGGCCATCGTCTCGGAGTAGATGACGTTCTGGGCGACCGTGGCGTCGCGGCCGCCCCATTCCTCGGGCCATGAGATCGCGGCCCAGCGGCCTTCGTTGAGCTTGCGCTGCCACGCCCTGCGACGCTCCATCTGGCTCATGACGCCGGTGCTGCCAGCTCCAGCCACTCCGTCTTCGGGTTCGTCGCCTGCTCCTGCATCCGGGGCGGAGTCGCCCGGCGTGTCGTCCTCGGACCATTCGGCGAGGAACTTCGGCAGGTTCTCATCCAGCCAGTCGGTCAGCTCCGTGCGGAACGCCTCATCGGCCTCGGAGTAGGAGAAGTCCATGTAGGCACAGTAGCGACAACCTGACAGACGTGTCAGTTGCTCTGCTGGGTGGAATCGGCGGTGTCGGTCACGTCGGCTCGACCGGAATGCCCACCTCCGGGGCGTCCTCGTCGATGTATGTCGCCGTGCGGTGCGAGGGCAGACGCAGTTTCACTGCAAGTGGGAAAACGGCAACGGCGAGTGCAGCGGTTGCGAGCGACCCCCACATGGGTGACAACCAGTCGCGTCCCTCGCCGAAACTCCCCATCCAGGAGATCAGGAACAAGCCGAGGAACCACGGAGCCAGCCAGGCCGCCTGACGGATCTCGTACTGCTTGCCGGTGCCCCGGGCCCGGAACCCCCGCCATGCGAAGAGCACTCCTCCGAGCACGATCGGAATCGACAGCCGGCGCAGGGTGTCCCAGCCGGTCCAGTGCACGATCAGCCCGACAATCACGAAGGCCACCACGCCGACCAGCACGGGGTGCGAGAGCCGGAAAGGCCGCTCGCGGTCGGGCACCTGGTGTCGCAGCGCCACCAGCGTGACCGGGCCGGCGCAGAACGACAGGACGATGGCCCCGGTGTTGAAGGTGAGGATCTCCTGCCAGCCGTTGCGGAACACGAGCAGCGTGACCATGCCGACAACCATGTTCATCACGAGTGCATGCAGTGGCACCCCGCGGTGGGAGAAGCGCTGCACCCAGGCAGGGAAGAGTCCGTCCTTGCTCACCGCCACCGAAAGGCGGGCGGTGGAGGCAGAGGCCACCAGGCCGGCGCCGAGTGGTCCGGCCACCGCATCGGCGAGCACCAGGTTGGCCATGGCGGTGAGCCCGACCGCGGTGAGCACGGCGGTCATGGGACCGTTCACGCCCGGCAGTGACAGGTTGTCCCAGCCATCTGAAAGCGCGTCCGGCGGGACCGCTCCGAGGAAGGCCAACTGCACCAGAGCGAACATCGCTATGCAGATCACCAGGCTGACCGTGAGCGCTACCGGCACGGTCACCTGCGGTCGGCGGGCCTCACCGGCGAGGTCGAGCGCGTGGCGGAATCCGAGGAACGAGAACACCACGCCGCCGGTGGAAATGGCGGCGAAGATCCCGGAGATCCCGTTGGGGGCGAACCCGAAGTCGGTCAGGTTGGATGACTGGAACCTGGTGAGCAGAGCGATTGCCGCCGCGACCGGCACGATGATCTTGAACCAGGTGAGGGGCGTGTTGATCTGGTTGAACAGCTTGGCCCCCCACGCGTTGATCAGCGTGAAGACCCCGAGCAGGGCGAACGCCACGGCCATGCCACCGATGCTCAGTGGGTTGCTGCCGGTGCCTCCTCCCTCGTTGAACAGCCACTTGAATGCATCTTCGTTGCTCGCGTATTCGAGCAGGGCTTGCACCTCGATGGGTGCCGCGGTCACGTAGCCGATCCACGCGACCCAACCGATGAACATGCCGACCACCGCGCCATGGGAGAACTGCGGCAGGCGTCCCAACCCGCCCACCACCGGCAGCATCGCCGCAACCTCGGCGAAGGGCAGGGCAGCGATGAGCACCATGATCCCGCCCAGGATCCAGGCGATCATCGCCGCCGGTCCGGCCACCTTTGCAGCGAACAGTGGTCCGAAGAGCCATCCGGAGCCGACCACGCCGCCTACCGCGACGAAGGTCAAGCCGATCGGGCCGATTACGCGGGTTGGCGAACCCCCTCGGGCGGTATCGGTGCCGGGCACCCTTCGACGTTCGCACACCGGAAGCTCCCTGTGCCTGATACCCGTTGCGTGGTGTGCTCCTGTGGGCCTGGGGCAGGCGGACTGACACGCGTGTCAGCTATCGTGCGCGCCCATGGAGTTCACCCTTGGCGACGAGCAGCAGGCGTTGGCGGAGACGGCGGCACAGTTCCTGGCCGACCAGGCGCCGGGCGCGTACGTGCGCGAGATGGTCGATGCCGGCGGGCCGGACCCACTCGGCATCACTGCCGAGCTCTGGCAGCGCATGGTCGACATGGGCTGGGTCGGACTGCTCGTTCCCGAGGCCAACGGCGGCACCGGGATGGGCATGCTCGAGATGATGGTGGTGCTCGAGGCGATGGGCCGCCTACCACTGCCCGGTCCGTTCCTCTCCTCGGCCGTGCTCGCCACCCGCGCCGCGGAGGCTCTGGGCCTCTCGGATCGTCTCGACTCGCTCGCCACCGGGACCACTCGCGGGACAGTGGCGCTCGATGAGTCGGGCAGCGGCGACGTCGTCGACCGCACCCGGACGCGCGCCTCGCGCAAGTCCGGGGCCTGGCGGCTCAGTGGAACCAAGACCGTGGTGCTCGACGGTCACAGTGCCGACTGGGTGCTCGTGCCGGCGCGCACGCAGGCCGGCATCCAGTCGTTCGTGATCGAGGCGCCGCGAGCGACCCTCGAGCCGGGTCTGGACGTGACGCGTCACATCTCCCGACTCGAGCTCGACGCCGTGCCGGCCGAACCGGTGGGTCCCGAAGGAGACCACAGCGACATCTGGCGGCGCGTCGCCGACGATGTGGCGGTTGCGCTGTGCGCTGAGTTGCTGGGCACGATGCAGGCCAGCTTCGACCTGGCCGTGGAGTACGCCAAGGTGAGGGTGCAGTTCGACCGCCCCATTGCCACCTTCCAGGCCACGAAGCACAAGGCGGCGGAGCTGCTCGAGCGCATCGAGCTGAGCCGGGTGGGAGTCCACTACGCGGCCTGGGCAATCGACGCGCAGGAGCCGGTGCGCTCGGAGGCCGCGGCGATGGTGAAGGCGTTTGCAGGCAAGGCTGCGAGCGAGGTGACCGGGGAGGGCATCCAGATCCACGGCGGGGTGGGCTTCACCTGGGAGTGCGATGCACACCTTCACTACCGGCGTGCCAAGGCCAACGACCTGCTGTTGGGCGGGCACAGCGCCTGGCGGAAGAAGGTGGCCGACAGCTACCTCGGCGCTTGCTGAGGTTCGGCTCCACCTCCGCGCCGCGGCATGGCGGTGCCGAGGCGGCCCACGGCCAGGCCCAGGACCGTCACCAGGAAGACCTGCCCGATCACTGCCTCGAGTATCGCCAGCATCTGGCCGATCTCGGGGGCAGGGGTCAGGTCGCCGTAGCCCAGCGTGGTGAGAGTCACGAAGCTGAAGAACTGGAAGTCCATGGACGATGCGACCCCGGCCTGGCTGAAGAAGGGATCGTCGGAGACTTGCTGAACCAGCTGGTACAGCGCTGAGAAGAACACGCCGATTTGCAGGTAGGCCGCGAGCGCGCCCGCGACCGTGTCCACGGTGATCCGTGGTCGGGCTCCGAGCCGAAGGACAACCACGATCGGGGTCACGAGCAGCAGTACGCAGATGAGCGAGAGGGCGAGGGTTGACATCCAGTCCTCGTCCGTTCCGACCTCACGGGCGACGATCGCCACCAGGATCGCCGCGGCGACCGCGAGTTGACCCCCGATGACCAGCGAGCGCCGGGCATTGCTTCGGCGGAGTGCCATGATCGCCATGCCCGCTACCAGAATCGAAGACACAGAACGTTCGAGCACACCCGTTGACAGGAACGGAGTGACGGCAACGACGAACAGGGTTACCCACAGCACCGGCTTCAGTGAGCGGTGGAGGCCCTCTGGCTCTGGCTCCGGATCGGCCATGGCGAAATCTTGGTTTGGTCGCGGCCCTCATTGGGGGATGCCCTGCTAAGGCCGGTCGGGAGGACCCCACTGTTGGGCGGTGCCTGCCCGTAGGAGTTCGGAGACCTCTGCGTTGCTGATTCCCGCAATCGAGGTGAGAACCTCGAGCGTGTGCTCACCGAGCCGCGGCGCGCCGGTGGGTGCAGGTCGTGATTCCCCGACGAACCGGGTCGCCGGAGCCTGTTGTCGGACCGGTCCAGCGACGGGATCGTCCACGCTGACGAGATCGCCGCGGTCTGCCATGTGTTCGTCTGCAGCGATGTCGGCAGCGCTGTAGGCGGTGGCCACCGGAACGTCGTGCTCAATCGCACGGTGTTCCACCTCGGCCCCGGTGAGTTGCGCAGCCCAGTCGGCGACGATCCCGTTGATCTCGTCGCTGTGCCTGGCACGGTCGGCCAGGGTGGTGAAGCGGGGGTCATCGAGCAGGTCCGACCGGCCCATGGCGTTGCACAGCCGGGTGAAGTTGGCGTCGGAGCCGGCGACCAGGCACACGTACCGGCCATCCGCACACAGGTAGTTGTCGAGTGGCGCCGAGGTTCCCAGGCGGTTGCCCTCGCGTTCGCGCACCGTGCCGAGTCGGTCGTACGCCGCGATGGTCCACTCCAGGATCCGAAGTACCGAAGCGTAGAGGCACGCGTCGACCACTGCACCGGTTCCGGTGCCCGTGCGGCGGTTGTCGCGGCGGTAGAGGGCCGCGGTCGCAGCCTGGGCGGCGAAGCTGCCGGTCAGGTAGTCACTCACGGTCACGCCCGGGCGCACCGGCGGCCGGTCCGGTTCGCCAGTCAGTGAGAGGAGCCCGCCGTAGCCGATCCCGAGCCGGTCGAGTCCGGGTCTCTGGGAGTTGGGACCGTCCTGGCCGAATGCCGAGATCCTCACCACCACGAGATGATCGGCGAGCGAGGCGGGCCCGATGTTCCAGCGTTCGAGGGTGCCGGGCCGGAAGTTCTCGACCACCACGTCGCACTGCCGTGCCAGCTGCCTGAACACGGCCTGGCCCTCGGCGTGGCGCAGGTCGAGGGCCACCGAACGGCGCCCGCGGCCTTCCACGGCCCAGAAGAGCGAGTAGTCACCCTCGGTGGAGTCCACGAACGGGCCGATTCCGCGCATGAAGTCGCCCGTGCCCGGCTGTTCGATCTTGATCACGTCCGCACCCATCTCGCCGAGCAGGCCGGCACAGAAAGGGGCTGCCACCCGGGTGCCCAGGTCGAGCACGCGCAGTCCGGCGAGGGGACCGGCTCCGGTCGCGCCCTGCGGGTCGTGTTCGGGGTTCACGCGGGCAAGCTACCGCGTCCGGCCCGGCTGCTGACGCACGTGTCAGGTATCGGCCGCCCCGGCTACGGTGCCCGCCATGGCGATCCTGTACGAATCAGACGCGGACATATCGGCGCTGGACGGGTTGTCCGTCGCGATCGTGGGCTACGGCAACCAGGGACGCAGCTGGGCGCTGAACCTGCGCGACAGCGGCGGCGAGCCGAGGGTGTGCGTGCGCGCCGACGAGTCGGCGGAGGCGGCGCGGGTCGACGGCTTCGAGGCCGCACCGCTCGAGGATGCGGCGAGCGCCGACGTCGTCTGCCTGTTGGTGCCTGACGACGCGATCCCCGCGCTTGCTATCGACTACAAGCCCGCGCAGACCGTCGTGGTGGCGTCTGGCTACACGCTCGCGTTCGACCGGCTCACGGTGCCGGGTGATGCAGTCATGATCGCTCCGCGCATGCTCGGCTCCGAGGTACGCGAGTGCTACCTGGACGGGTCCGGTTTCATCACCGCCATCGGGGTGGAGCAGGACATCACCGGCGCGGCGTCGGCGCGAATGCTCGCCCTGGCGGCTGCCATCGGCGGGCTCAGGCGAGGTGGCATCGAGATGACCCCCACCCAGGAGGCCGTGCTCGACCTCTCGGTGGAGCAGCTGCTTTCGCCCGTGCTCACCCACGTCAACCAGGCGTTCGTGACGGTCATGATCGAACAGGGGATCCCGCTCGAGGCCATCCTGTGCGAGCTGTACCTCTCCGGTGAGGTCGAGCGGAACTACCGGTTGCTGCGCGAGGAGGGGTTCGTCGCCCAGCTCGACCGGCACTCGCCGACGTCCCAGTACGGCCAGTTGTCGCGCAGAGGGCGCTACGACGACCTCGATGTGGCCGAAGTGATGCGTGCCCTCGTGGGTGAGATCACGTCGGGCTCGTTCGCGGACGAATGGGATGGGGAGCGCGATTCCGGCCACCGTTGCCTTGCCGCGCTGCGCGATGTGCATGCCTCCGCCGACCAGGCGGACTTCGAGACCTCGGTGCGCGAGTCCTTCGAGCCTCCGGCCGGGTAGGTGGCGGCCGGACTCAGTGCGGCTTGCCGTCCTGTTCCGCCTTCACGGCGTCCATTCCGCCCTCGCTGCGCCGCGCCGACATGGAGGTTGCGGTGTCGGTGGCTGATACGAACTGGTGGACCATGAAGTGGTGCTTCCACGAGTCGGCCTGGCCTTGGCGGTCGAGCGTGAAGTTGATGGTGCCCTTCACAGCGGTGGCAGTGACCGGAGGCACGAGGGCCACTTCGGCTGCCAGTGCGGACGCGGCGGTCATCAGGTCGGCGGTCGGAACCACGCGGTTCACCATGCCGGCCGACTCCGCCTCTGCAGCTGAGAGCTTTCGGGCACACAACAGGAACTCCTTTGCCCTTCGTGCGCCCAGTTCCCAGGGCTCCACCAGCAGTTCGACCCCGGCACCACTCATCCGCAACACGGGATTGGAGAACTTCGCGTCATCACCGGCGACGATCAGGTCGCACATGCAGGCGAGCATCAGCCCTGCCGCGGCGCACGCTCCCTGCACGGCCGCGATCGTGACCTTGGCGGTGTTGCGCCATCGCAGGCACGGCTCCAGGTACATGGAGGTCTCGTGTTCGAGCTTGCCCTCGGGCGTGTCGCGCATCGCAGCCCAGTGCTCCTCGGCGGCCATCAGTTCCGCAAGGTCATGCCCTGAGCAGAAATGCCGACCTTCGCCCGCAAGGATGATCACGCGCACGCCGTCGTCGGCCTCGGCCGTGGCGAGTGCCTCGTCGAGGTCCTCGATCATCGCGGCGTCCAGGGCGTTGGCGATATCTGGCCGCCGCATCGTGACGGTCGCGACGTGTCCGTCGACCGAGTATGTGACGGTTCCGTTGTCCATCGTCTGTTGCGGCTGTTGGTCGTGGCTGTCGCTCATCTTGGCTCCCGTGGCAGGTCGAGTACCCGCTCGCCGATCACGTTGCGCTGGATCTCGTTGGTCCCCGCGAACACCGAGGATGACAGGTAGTACAGCCACGAGCGCTGCCATTCGCCATCACCCGCGAGTCGGTCGGCGCCCTTCCACAGCGGTGCGTCGTCGCCGAGCACGTCCATCGCGGTGCCGTGCAGCCGCTTGGACATCTCTGACCAGTAGAGCTTCAGCGTGGACCCTTCGGCGCCGGGGGCCTCACCCCGGTCGAGGCGGGTGAGCGAGCGCCAGTTGTGCAGCTGGAACAGCTTCACCTCGACGAACGCCTCGGCCAGTTGCTGGCGCAATCGGTGCTCGTCGAGGGCGCCCGTCCGGCCGGCGAGCACAAGCAACTCCTCGAGGTGCTGGATGTGGATCACGAGCTGGCGGGGATTGACGCCGCGTTCGTGGCCCAGCGTGGACTGCGAGACGCGCCACCCCTCGTTGAGCGGGCCGACCAACGCGTCGTCGGCGATGTGAACCTCGTCGAAGAACACCTCGTTGAACTCGGCTTCACCGGTGGTCTGAACCAGTGGCCGCACCTCGACGCCGTCTGCTGACATCGGCACCGCGAACGCCGAGATCCCGTGGTGCTTGCGCGCCTCGGGGTCGGTGCGCGCCAGGCACAGGCCCAGGTCCGCGAACTGGGCGTAGCTGGTCCACACCTTCTGACCATCCAGCACCCATCCGCCGCGCCGGTCGTCGCGGACAGCACGGGTGCGCAGCGAGGCCAGGTCAGAGCCGGCGTCGGGCTCGCTGAACAGTTGGCACCACAGTGACCGGGCTCCGAGGATGTCGGGCAACCAGCGCTGCTTCTGCTCCTCGGTGCCGTGTGCGAGCAGGGTGGGGCCCACCAGGTTCACGCCGATCCGGCCGACCAGTTCGGGCGCCCGGGCGCGGGCGAGTTCCTCCTGCACCACGAAGTGGGCACCGGCGCCGGCCTCGCGGCCTCCGTAGGCCTGAGGCCAGGCCATGCCCACCCACCTGCCCTCGGCCAGCTTCGCCTGCCACTCCCGCCCGAACGCCACCTCGTCGGCCAGGTCGTCGAAGCGTGGTGGCAGCCCGCTGCCGTATTCCCACGGCAGGCTGGCGTGCAGCCACTCGCGGCACTCGGAGCGCACCGAAGCGTGCTCGGGCGAGTCGGTCAGGTCCACGGCCGCACTCTAGGTCAGGTACCTGACGCACGTGTCAGGTCCGTGGCCTACGATCGGGGCCCGATGGAGTTCGAGCTCTCAGTGGACCAACTGGCGCTTCAGGAGGCCGCCAACGACCTGCTCGCCCGGCGCGCCGATCCCGCAGCGGTGAGGCGGGTGGTCGACGGCGGAGGCGGATGGGACCCCGAACTCTGGGGCCACCTGGTGGAGCAGGGATGGCCGGCGCTGCTGGTGCCCGAGGACCTCGGCGGCGTGGGTCTCGGTTGGGTCGAGGCGGCCGTGCTGGTCGAGACGACGGGCCGCCATGTGGCCCCGACGCCGATCCTGGGCCAGCTGGTGGCCACCGACGCCATGGTGGCCGCCGGCGACTCCACCTGGCTCGACAGGCTCGCCGCCGGCGAGGCCCTGGCCGCGGTCGCCACCAGGTCCCTCGAGGCCGAGCGCCGCGGAGCGGGGTGGTCGCTCACGGGCACCACCGAGCCGGTCGCCTTCGCTCCGAGTGCCGACGTGCTGGTAGTGCCCGGTAACACCGCGGATGGGCGCCGGCTCTTCCTCGTGGAGTGCGCGAACGCCGGCCCCGAGGCGCTCGAATCGATGGACCTCACGCGTGAATTCGGCCGGTACACGTTCGACTCCGAATCCGCGACCGAGCTCGGGGGAGCGGACGCGGCAGCGGCTCACCTCGACCGGGGTGCGACGGCCATGGCCGCCGAGATGC carries:
- a CDS encoding fasciclin domain-containing protein → MRHAPRSKPIQLLLALLLAMSLVAAACSDTDSEESDSDATSEEPVGETKDQVDSEEQEELEEDAAAGEEGPENVAVDETAMSPGNNMGSPPEGDTAELNIAEIAAGTADVSILTRLVITAGLFPTVRDGGPFTVFAPINEAFGAIPNATLEALRADRAAQADIILNHVVAGTVTTEDLEAMSGGTLETANGKQLLVEASGADITVGGATIVLPDVAASNGMVHAVDSVIAEPNG
- a CDS encoding alcohol dehydrogenase catalytic domain-containing protein, whose protein sequence is MKALQFMGPTGPEPWPTPIGPDEPPLMANLATTPMALVDLPDPEVLGADWVVVRNRLTGICGSDIKQVLMDFDGAADNMMTAFISFPQVLGHEVVGTLDSVGSAVDGLEVGQRVVLYPNIGCRARGIAHLCVACAAGDFSLCENWWEGDLEPGIHSGNSVDATGGFADLVPAHRSMVHPVPDGIPDEVAVLADPWSVSFHAITRNPPRRGSRVVVYGAGALGTTATAILTQLYECEVAVVARWPVQAELAAGRGAHVVTGGPDDALAVVEQLADWSGATLRVPWEGLPVAYPGTIDTVYDTVGSPLSVEVSMRLLATRGTLVQLGVGAPGRFEWTPWYFKELRLVGSNAFGRETFEGATRHAYDHFFDLLAERRIEVDGMLTHTWRLSEWREAFTAIVHGRDTGTLKVAFDFR
- a CDS encoding SDR family NAD(P)-dependent oxidoreductase, which translates into the protein MAIELAGRTALVTGASSGIGAATAQALAARQVRLGLLARREDRLAEVADRCIALGAPEVRILGADLADLGSLESVVNAAEDHLDGIDVLVNNAGRPMRRRVAELTPAEVELTMAVNYFAPVRLTLLALPHMLRRGSGCVVNVSSVGGRIPITGEAAYCGSKAALCGFSETLAVELAGTGVDVRLIIPGPIDTEIWDQPGQDDHFYDGELEPPSTVADGIVAAMEGDRIEHWLPDLEPVARIKYADLDGFVASMVEATTADP
- a CDS encoding acyl-CoA dehydrogenase; amino-acid sequence: MDFSYSEADEAFRTELTDWLDENLPKFLAEWSEDDTPGDSAPDAGAGDEPEDGVAGAGSTGVMSQMERRRAWQRKLNEGRWAAISWPEEWGGRDATVAQNVIYSETMARYRTPGIYNTNGLWQIGPMVIRWGTEEQKQRWIPNILNADEHWCQGFSEPEAGSDLANLRTTAVLDGDHYVLNGEKTWTSSAHIARWGLFLVRTDPDAIAEGRKHDGITALIIDLEAPGITITPIRDIAGEEMFCSVVFDDAKVPVDYRLGGEGEGWLVAMGTLGSERVGTAGLAIGMRSDLDAMVNLAASVNPDALRDPAMRERIADAHTRIEYTKLLNYRALSKILRNEKNWPEVPLAKLQWSYLAQTLAELAMDLLGPEALYAKGADDAIDGGAWNRLYVFQRYTSIGAGTTEVQKNIIADKAIKMPRK
- a CDS encoding APC family permease, producing the protein MPGTDTARGGSPTRVIGPIGLTFVAVGGVVGSGWLFGPLFAAKVAGPAAMIAWILGGIMVLIAALPFAEVAAMLPVVGGLGRLPQFSHGAVVGMFIGWVAWIGYVTAAPIEVQALLEYASNEDAFKWLFNEGGGTGSNPLSIGGMAVAFALLGVFTLINAWGAKLFNQINTPLTWFKIIVPVAAAIALLTRFQSSNLTDFGFAPNGISGIFAAISTGGVVFSFLGFRHALDLAGEARRPQVTVPVALTVSLVICIAMFALVQLAFLGAVPPDALSDGWDNLSLPGVNGPMTAVLTAVGLTAMANLVLADAVAGPLGAGLVASASTARLSVAVSKDGLFPAWVQRFSHRGVPLHALVMNMVVGMVTLLVFRNGWQEILTFNTGAIVLSFCAGPVTLVALRHQVPDRERPFRLSHPVLVGVVAFVIVGLIVHWTGWDTLRRLSIPIVLGGVLFAWRGFRARGTGKQYEIRQAAWLAPWFLGLFLISWMGSFGEGRDWLSPMWGSLATAALAVAVFPLAVKLRLPSHRTATYIDEDAPEVGIPVEPT
- a CDS encoding acyl-CoA/acyl-ACP dehydrogenase, yielding MEFTLGDEQQALAETAAQFLADQAPGAYVREMVDAGGPDPLGITAELWQRMVDMGWVGLLVPEANGGTGMGMLEMMVVLEAMGRLPLPGPFLSSAVLATRAAEALGLSDRLDSLATGTTRGTVALDESGSGDVVDRTRTRASRKSGAWRLSGTKTVVLDGHSADWVLVPARTQAGIQSFVIEAPRATLEPGLDVTRHISRLELDAVPAEPVGPEGDHSDIWRRVADDVAVALCAELLGTMQASFDLAVEYAKVRVQFDRPIATFQATKHKAAELLERIELSRVGVHYAAWAIDAQEPVRSEAAAMVKAFAGKAASEVTGEGIQIHGGVGFTWECDAHLHYRRAKANDLLLGGHSAWRKKVADSYLGAC
- a CDS encoding two pore domain potassium channel family protein, whose product is MADPEPEPEGLHRSLKPVLWVTLFVVAVTPFLSTGVLERSVSSILVAGMAIMALRRSNARRSLVIGGQLAVAAAILVAIVAREVGTDEDWMSTLALSLICVLLLVTPIVVVLRLGARPRITVDTVAGALAAYLQIGVFFSALYQLVQQVSDDPFFSQAGVASSMDFQFFSFVTLTTLGYGDLTPAPEIGQMLAILEAVIGQVFLVTVLGLAVGRLGTAMPRRGGGAEPQQAPR